Below is a genomic region from Chromatiaceae bacterium.
CCCGACGGTCGCCGAGTTCGCGGCGAAATATCGCCCGTACGTCCTGAGGGATGGGCTGCAATGTGGTTTCGCGCGCAAGCAGGACACGCAACGAATCGATTGCCGCGATCAACTGATGCAGTTGGCGTTCGTTGTCGATGGGCCCAACGCCGTTCGATCGCGTCGGTCCTTCCGATTCGAGGGCACTGCGCGCCGCCGCCACGCGCTCGCCTAGCTGCGGAAATCGACGGTGCAGACTGCCGACCTTATGCAGACGCGCCAGCACCTCGGCGCGCAGCGCGACCCGCAACTCGCGCGACAGGGGCACGCTGCGCAGGGTATCGAGCGCCCCCGCGATACGATTCAGCCCCGCCTCGAGGTCGTGCACCGCAACCCGCACGAGCGCCAGGTAGGCTTGATATCGCGTCATCAACCCGGCCACCAACAATGCGGCCGCCAGCATACCCGCGACCGCGAGCGGTACTCCCCATTCTGCCAACATCCCCGGCCGATCCCGTTTCGCCGCACCTGTTCGCGGTTATCGGCGACGGTCCTTGAAACCTGACGACGGGCCGCAGCGCGGGTGTCGACGGATTTTACAGGCGCGACCGGAACAAATCGCCTATCATAAAATAAATCGTTGTTTTCGCAGTGCTAATCGAAGGCGGCAGGTTTATTGCACCGCTATTGTTCAGGTCCTAGCAACGGGGAAAGAGCATGCCCAACAACAAAAAACTGTGGCTGTCCCCAACGGTGCTGCTGCCCATCGCAGCACCGGCGGTTGCCGCACCGATCGAGGGTGAACTCGGCAGCAACGCGGCGGCACTGCTCGTGCTGCTCGGTATCGGCGCCCTGCTGATGGGCCTGCGCAATCTGCGTGAACTGCGCCACAAACGGTTGATTCCGAGTCGCGAGTCGTCGACCGACGAAGGCGAACACGACGCGCCCCGCTGAGCGCGGTCGGGCCAGGGCGTTTTCCCGACTATCCCGCGCCCGGGCCTGCGGCTACCCTTGGGTTAGTTGCGGGTTTTCACTGAGGGGCGCAGTCGTTTGTGAATCTGTTCGTGTACGCGGTGCTGGGGCTTTCCGCCACCTGGATCGCCTATCTGCTTTACATGCATGTCGCGACACGCGCGGCCGAAGGACGCCCGGCGGAACCGCTGTTCAGTGTGTTCCCGGCGTTGGCCCAGGTATCCGGACGGGCGCTGGTATATTGCTTCAGTCCACAGTGCGGACCCTGCAAACCCATGTCAAAGGAGGTCGACAACCTGGTGTCGAACGGTGCACCAGTGTTCAAACTCGATGTGACACTGCATCCGCAGATCAGTCGCGAATTGGGTATACGCGCGACACCGACATTGATCGTCATCGAGGACGGCACGGTAGCGCGCATGGTGCTCGGCGCGAAGTCCGCCGGCTTCATGCAGCAACTGATCACCCCCGGGGCACATTGACCACCGCAGGTATGCAGCCGACTGTCGCGTCCTAGATCCGATGTTCGAGTCCATCGTACGCGCCCTCTGGTTGGTGCTGGGGTGGCTGGAGCTGGCGCTGTTCACCGCCCTGCTCTACCTGTTGAGCTTCCTGCCGAAGACCTGGCGTGGCGATTGGTACCGTACGCTGTTTCGGCGCTGGAGCCGTACCTGGGTCCACGCGCTCGGCGTGGACCTTCGATTGCACCACAAGAATATCCACCCGCTCCCCGCGCGTTTCATCCTGGTGGCGAACCACCCCTCGTCGTTCGAGGACATCGGCATCCCGGCGCTGTTCGACGTCGACAGTGTCGCCAAGGTGGAGGTGCGCGACTGGTGGCTGGTCGGCCGCATTGGCGCCGCCGCCGGGACGATCTTCGTGAAACGCGAGTCGCGTACGTCGCGCGCCGAGGCGGCCAAGTCCATCATGCGCCATCTCGAAGCAGGCCGCAGCGTTGCCCTGTATCCCGAGGGCGGCATCAAGGGCCCCCGCCTGCAACCGGCGTTTCGATACGGGGCGTTCGACGCCTCGCTC
It encodes:
- a CDS encoding thioredoxin family protein, giving the protein MNLFVYAVLGLSATWIAYLLYMHVATRAAEGRPAEPLFSVFPALAQVSGRALVYCFSPQCGPCKPMSKEVDNLVSNGAPVFKLDVTLHPQISRELGIRATPTLIVIEDGTVARMVLGAKSAGFMQQLITPGAH
- a CDS encoding 1-acyl-sn-glycerol-3-phosphate acyltransferase, with the protein product MFESIVRALWLVLGWLELALFTALLYLLSFLPKTWRGDWYRTLFRRWSRTWVHALGVDLRLHHKNIHPLPARFILVANHPSSFEDIGIPALFDVDSVAKVEVRDWWLVGRIGAAAGTIFVKRESRTSRAEAAKSIMRHLEAGRSVALYPEGGIKGPRLQPAFRYGAFDASLRTGVPIVPVYLHYEAQHDFHWGPHSLLRNLLNIMNATNNRANYYLFDAIDPRLFHDKISYCNHVHQLYQHWQDRYLD